TTGTTGCAACGCCAGCCGATAAGCTTCAGCTCACAGTGATGGAACCCAATTATCAGGAACCCGGCAGATATAAGCGTGCAGCTCACAGGGCTTTTCTTGGGTATAAAAGAACTGGAAATGAATGGAGGTATGAAGGATTTTATGCGACGGATGAATCTGGTTTTCTTTATTATTGTAATACTCTAACAGCTGCTGGTCCATCAGGATTCCAGAACAACTATTTATTTGAAAAAGTAGGTGACCGGTATAAGTATCTTCACGATGTGCGGTTTAAAATTGGTGAAAGATATCTTTTTATACCATTTGCTCTTCGATTACTCTTTTCAGAACCTCATAAATATGCAGATGAGAGACATGCAGAGAAAAGCAGAATAAATAACAACTGGTTTTCCTACATTGGCAAAACACCGGATGATTGGCTTGCAAATACGCTCAAAAATGAGAGTGTAAATTTTGTTTCCTGGGACTGTAGCGACAAGAGGCTTTATACCGGAACGACTCTGGTGGTTGGCGAATCAAATCTGCTATGCATGGTTCCAACCTTTTGTGAATATCTTGAAAAGCTATATTTATTACTTAAATACTTCAATGATCTTCAGATTTTTCACGATAATATAGTCAGATATGATGAAACCAACGTGACACAGTTACGAACAGCTTCCAGTATTATAGAACTTGCAAGAAGTTATCCTCAAACACCTCAGAGTGAAATAAAAACCAATGGTTTGTCGATCGCTGCTTTTTTTGAATCTATTCGGGGTGAATCAAATTCAGAAACTCTAGACAACAGACTCCAACAGACAGCTTATCTTCTCGCAGATTTTGCTTTGAAGATCGAAAAGAAATATATAACTGATACTAAGGTGAAGTCTCAGAGAGAAGAGCGGCTGAGAGGTTACAACGCCGGGATGAACAGTTGCTGTGAAGCGATACAGCAGATATTAACCAGCGATGTTTTTGGTAACTCTATTGACATGTTAACAGAGTGTGTTAACTCGGAAGATACAGAACAGCAAAAGAATGATCTTGAAAACTTCTCTCCCGGCTTTACCTGGCTGCGGAATGGTATTGAAAGTAAAATTATAACGGAAGCATATATTGCGTTGTCCCGATGGCCCGACCATTTACGCAGTGAAGCATTTTATGAAATTCATGTCAAACCCTATGAAACAAGACTTGCATATTCTCTTGATTTGAATGATCTAAAAATCCTAAAGACACTCTTTTGCAAAGATGAGCTTAAAGCTTCATACCCTTTTCTTGAACATTCAAAGAGTTTTGATGAGCTTATACATGAAACAAAGATCTGGTTTGCAGAAAAGCCACAACCCGGATCCACAGATGATGGTCTGATAAGAGCAGGTAAAAATGCGCTTGATGCTTTTGCAATGAGTCCGTTCAGGGGTGTTTTCGAATCTCTTGAAGTTATTCTTAATGCTTTTGTTTTCACAGGTGAAAACGATATTGATAATCTCAGGGAAAGTTGGGTGTTTGCGCGTAAGTTTCGCTCAAATCTTGCTCTCGGAAGAAAGTTTTCAGGCACACCTTCAAAACCCCCTTCTCCTAAAATTATTCAAAGGCAATTAGGTTTAGGACGAACCAAATCTGTGGAAAACTGGCTAAGAGGTCAGATAAATATAGATAGAAAATACCAGACACCGGGGCTTATGGAAGGAATGCTTTCGGCTTACAGCATGTATTCTGCACTTGCGGGATTAAAGAAAATTGTGGATGAGGTACAAAGAGAAAACAGACAACCTACTTTTAAAGAGATCCGGAACGGTTTTGTTTGTGTGCAATCTTTCGGGGCAAGTGTTACTGGTTTGCTCGGTACAAGGCTCAATAGAATACCCTTTGGAGGTGTATTTGGAACAACTTTTACAAACGTACTTGGTCCTCTTGCAAATATAAACAGTCTCTGGGATCATGCGATAAGCAGTATAAATGGTGTACGCAAGGACAATTATGAAGCTGCTGTTCTTGATGCGCTGAAGGGAGGGGTTACTGCCTTACAGTTGGCCGAATCACTTAGGGCTTCGTATGTGATGTTTCGGGTTTGGCAGCAACAGCAAATCATACTAAAAAAAGCTACGCATGCCCTTGGGAGGAAGGTGAGCAGAAAGCTTGCAAAAGAGACGGCCAGGAGAGTTGTCGCAACGAAATTTGCATCCGCAAGTATATCGGCTGCGGGAGCTTTAGGCGGTATCAATGTAGCAATGTGGGTATATATACTTGTTAAGGCTGGTCAGGAATGGGTTCTTAATAGTTATAAGGAACTATACAGGCCATTTGGAACGGTCGCTCAGATTATTGAACAGGTAAACGAATCTGTTACAAAAAATCAGAATTTCTCATTCTGTTTTTCTCCCAAATCACCTCAGGACTATTCTGAAGATAAAAGATATACTCTCCGGAGGGAGAGATACGATTTTTCTGATATCAGAGGACGGACATTTGGGAACTTTCGTGAGTATGTGGGGGATGGAATAGAGTGGAGCAGTGCGGTAAGATTTTTAACCGGAAAGGGGCAGCACTCAGTATTTCCCTCTCTTGAGAGCATGGCTTCAATTATGAGAAACCTTGAAACTGAACCAGCTGCATGGGCATTGAGAGAAATGGGGGTATTACCTTTTGGGGCAATTGCTACTATTCTGGGGAAATCTAAAGATGAGTTGCATGGTATATATGAAAATGGGATTTCTGAAGACCAGAGAGCTATTGCCGGACATTTAGATCCTAAACGAAAAGGTGAAAAGATAAATGAAAACGTCCATAAAGAAACATTAAAAAGTATTTTAGAGATAGAGATTTGACCACCACAGCGTTTTAATACACAAAAGTTTCGAATTGTTTCTGTAACAAACATGATGGTAAGTTATCAAAAGGATTGTCCTGAACACGTAGCACTACCAAATTCGGCATGTTACATAAATCTGCAGGGATTCGGGAGATATCATTTTCTGCAATATTCAATCCTGCTAAAGTAGTAAGTTCAGTAATGAAAGGAGGTAATGAATTTAGACGGTTGTTTGCTAAACCTAACCCTTCCAGTTTGGTCAGATCAATGATAGAAGGTGGGACAGCAGGGATTTGGTTATCATCAACACCAATAAAACGTACATTTGGGATTGTAGTTATACCTTCTGGAAATTTTGTTAACTCATTTTCAACTAATGATATCTCATTCAGCTTTGTCATCCTACTCATATCCACAGGCAAACTCTCGATTCTATTTCTGTGAGCAGGTAATTTTTTCAACCTGCTCATATTTCCTATACCTTCGGGTAGTGCTATAAGCCGGTTATCATTTAATGTCAAAGTTTCAATCAGCTCACAATCTCCAATGGATTGGGGCAGTTTTTCAAGCTGATTGAATGCAAGCCGTAAATCACGCAGGTTTTTTAAATCCCCCATATTTTCGGGCAGGTTTTTTAACTCGTTCATTTCCAGGTTCATCTCTTCAAGTTTTACAAGGTTGCAGATCTCATCAGGAAGGGATGTTAAGTTGTTTTCCTCAAAATTAAGGTTTTTTAAATTAACAAGATTGCCAATCTGAGCCGGTATAGAACGAAGGTTACCTTTGCCTGCCGATAATGCATCAAGATATACAAGCTTACCTACAGATGGAGGGAGTGTATCAATTTTTATACGTTGTAGATAGAGACCACGTATCGTTTTTCCACTAAAGCTTGCAACATCTTCAACTGTTCTTGTTGCATTATTCAGATCCAGTATCTCCTGAACAATCTGTTTTTGCTCATTCAGGGATATACTGTTGCTGCAACCGATACTTGTAAAACTTACTATGAGAAGAATCGAGCATAGTAAAACACTGCTATATCTACTTTTCATGGTTCTTTTTCCCGTGCTGATTGTGCTGGTTTATCACATTAATATTTAAAATAATAAACTCCAGGTAGCAAATGCGTGATTACAGAATGTTGCTTGGTATTAGCTGATTTTTTTTAAGCCTGCAGACACCGCCAAAGCACTAAAAGAAGGCTAAATCAAATAAACACCCCACGTTACCTGTTCCTCTTCTTTAATTTCGTGTCCTTTTTCGTGCTTTTCGTGGCAAATTTCCCACCTCTTCACCCTCTTCTACAGCATTTACCTCTTTTTTTCCTGTAAACATCATTTCGCCTTGACACTGAGCTTTGTATAACTTACATACCTGTTATACAACGCACTATAGTATAGAAACCGAACAACATTTTTTGTATTAAAACAGCATAAAAAAGGAACAGACCATTATGATGGCAGCCAGAATAACCGATATGACAGCCCACGGCGGTACAATTACCGGTCCGGGAGCACCCAATGTACTTATAGGAAAAATGGTGGCGGCTCGCATGGGTGATATGCACATGTGCCCCATGGTGACTCCGGGGATGCCTCCCATTCCTCACGTAGGGGGACCTATCGTCGGGGGGTGCCCCACTGTCCTTATCGGTTCAGGGGGAGGCGGTGGTGGTGGCGGCGGTGGTACGTCAGCCTCGCAGGCAAGCGCTGCCAAAGCACTTAAAGAGGGGAAAATAAAGCCCGTGGAGGGGACCGAAACCTTACTTCTTTGCTCTTCATACAACGCATCTCTCTTTCCCTTACACCCAATAACCAGCAAACTCAACAAGCAGAATAGTAAAACTTTTTTCATAGGAGTTCCTTTTTATGTCTGAAGAATGGTTAGAGTTCAAAGTAAAACCTTTTTACGTTATAAGTACCGACCTGTCGGTACTTCTTTTTGCGATATGGTCTGTAATGCAGCTTACAAGGTTGCTACAAACAGGTCAGGATGCTTACTCTGGTATCCGGCCTCTTTGCAACAGTTGCAAGTGTAATAGCGACTTTAAGGTACCGTAAACATCCTGCATTAACCATAACACCTACATCCGTTTCGGTTATCGCCTCCCGCCTCCCTATAGAGGAAATCGATTATATCGAGCTTGATCACCCTAAAAAAATAGTTTTTTGGATCAAAGATGGTGAGTATGAATACAAAAAAAAGCTGAATCTGAAATTTATCAGCAAAGAAGAGCACCAAAGTGTTCGCGAGGCACTTCAAAAAATAAAGGAGGAAATTAGGAAAAGGTGGAATGGCGGACTTGGGATGTGACTTAGTGAACTTAGGTGCGGGAGTTGTTTATCAAAGAGCATGCAACTGTACATTCATCGTTTTGGAGCAAAATGATAAATTGTACATAAAAGATGTTGCACCACGGGAACAGCCATTAGCAGAAGACTTTTTTGGTTAATTTGATGGTAAAATACATATCTTAAGCCATTAGAAATTGTATGATCAATCTTGAACAAAATCATCAACCAGGTAATTTTTACCCAGATTAGGCATTTCAGAAAGAACGTTTGGAATGGTTACGAATTCATTACCAACAAGGTTTAAATACCTTATATTCTCAAGATGTTTCATGGATTTGGGTAAATCGCTCAAATTATTACCTGCTATCCACAATTGTTTAAGGGATACAAGGTCACCGATGTCATCTGGCAGTGCTGTTAACCTGTTCTCCCCGACATCCAAAACTTTCAGTCTTTTCATCTTACTAATAGGTTTAGGCAAACTTGTTATAAGATTTCCTGTAAGATTCAGTTTTTCCAGGTTCTCCAGCTTTTCAATTTCTTCGGGCAGCTCTTCAATTTTGTTTCCGGACAGATCGAGTTCGACAAGTCCTGTTAGAAGGCCAATTTCCGGTGGAATGGTGGTGATATCTAAATTGCTAAGATCTAATTTCACTAGTTTGCGGTCGAAAATCAAAAAGACGTAGATTTTTGTAACTCAGTTAAATCTGATCTCCCATCAGTTTTATCAGGATTTAGGTTATTAGCTTCAAAAATAGATGTCACAATACTTCTTTGCTCTTCATACAACGCATCTCTCTTGCTCTTACATCCAATAACCAACAAACTCAACAAGCAGAATAATAAAACTTTTTTCATAGGAGTTCCTTTTTTATGTCTGAAGAATGGTTAGAGTTCAAAGTAAAACCTTTTTACGTTATAAGTACCGACCTGACGGTATTTCTTTTTGCGATATGGTCTGTAATGCAGCTTACAAGGTTGGTACAAACAGGTCACGATATAAATCTGCTTACTCTGGTATCCGGCCTCTTTGCAACAGTTGCAAGTGTAATAGCGACTTTGAGGTACCGTAAACATCCTGCATTAACCATAACACCTACATCCGTTTCGGTTATCGCCTCCCGCTTCCCTATAGAGGAAATCGATTATATCGAGCTTGATCACCCTAAAAAAATAGTTTTTTGGATCAAAGATGGTGAGTATGAATACAAAAAAAAGCTGAATCTGAAATTATCAGCAAAGAAGAGCACCAAAGTGTTCGCGGGGCACTTCAAAAAATAAAGGAGGAATGCCGGATCTGGGATGTGACTTAGTACTTAGAGGTGCTACGCAAGACACATTTGGAGCCTATGACCGATAAACGATATTATCTTGCTTGCGACAGTGAGATAGTAGGTGCTAAACTAAGGTGATAACAGGGTTAGTGAAAATACTGTTAACATTTGCCACAAGGAAACGAAAAACGGACCAAACCAAAAGCACCACTGTTTCGCGGTGCTCTTGAAAAGAAAAGTGATCCCATCTTAAGAAATAGTAAGATGGGATAGTAGTGAGTAGAAAATCACTAATTTATGGTTCATAAAAGTCTAATGGTATTTGGATAAACTCATCGGAGTCTTCGGTTGTACCGTTGCCCAATTGCCCAGAATAGTTATATCCAGTTGCCCATAAGGTACCTTCATTTTTGATGATAAAAGTATGGTAATAAGGTGCAGAGCCTCTTCCTTCGCGACCAGCGCTAACATCAACGTAAGCTACATCCCTTGCAACAATTACAGGTGTGTTTCTAGAATCGGTATCACCGGTACCCAATTGCCCGGTTTTGTTGTCACCAGAGGCTAATAGTGTACCGTCTTCTAAAAGGATCATAGAATACTGAAATCCCAAAGCCATTCTTTTTATATTTTTTATATTATCAATTTCCAAAAATTCGTTCCTAGGTTCATCGGAACCGTCAGCTAACTGACCATCTGTATTCCAACCAGTACCTCTAAGTATTCCATCATTGCAAATGCTAAAAGTATGCAGTCCTCCGTTTTGGATGTATTGTACATTTTCATCAATGAAAACAGGGGCGTTTATACTTGAGAAGTCTCCGGTACCAAGTTGCCCTGCTCCATTTCTGCCTGTTGCCCAAAGATTTCCATTCTCTTTCAAGATCATAGAATTGTTTTCGAAAATAGACACTTGAGATACATTGTCCATATCAGGTACCTTTGTAAGTGTAACGACATTCATCTCTTCTCCGAGGCCTAACTCACCATTATAATTATGACCAGTAGCATATAACTGACCATCTTTTTTAACTACGAGTGTAGAGAATAAATGTGTAGTTACATATTGAACATTGTCTTCAATTTTTATAAAAGCATTCTCTGAATTAGTTGTCCCTGTACCGAGTTGGCCCCAGGAATTACCACCTGTAGCCCACAATACACCATCTTTTGTTATAGCCATAGTATGATCCCAACCGGCAGAAACATGTGATACATTATCTTTTACTTTAATGAAAACATCTACATCGGTATTTGTACTGTCTCCAAATTGTCCAGAATAGTTGCTTCCTGTAGCCCACAATGTTCCATCGCTGAAAAGGAGCATTGTATGAGATAAACCACATGAAACCATAACTGGCTTTGCTCTCCAGATAGCATATAGTGTATCATTGTTAGCCTCCATTTCATATAATCCTTCATCCTCAATAAGTTCCTCTCTACCATCTGTTGATTTTGACCATCCAATAAATATCCAGTCGGGCTTAGAAAACCTTACAGGATGGAGATTTTGAGTGGTTCCGTAAGGTATTGTTTGCGAACTCATTTCTCCTGTAGCATCATCACTGTTTCTATCGAATGTAACAGTATAGCTCTTCAGGCTCCATACCGCATACAGATCAACATCGTGCGGCCACATCCTAACTTGCTCTTCACTGTATTCCGGCTCTTCGCTTTCTTCACTCAGGCTCCACCCCTCGAATTCATAACCCTCTCTTTCAAAGGGGTTTTGGAGTTCAACAGGTTCATCGGTACGAATGGTATGTTCAGAAGTAGTATCTGATCCATACAGTTTATGAAAGGTGAGCGTAAAGCTTTTGGCATTCCATACAGCATAAAAATGCAAATCAGTGGTATCTATGGTAATGTGCTGATTCTCCTCATACTCAACATCTCCATCGGAATCAGAAGACCACCCTTCAAAAGCATAACCTGGGCGCTGAAAATAGTTTTCAAGCTCAACCCTGTCACCTGTCTGAGTATTGATAACACGTGTTGAATCACCGCCATCATTTTTATACAATGTAAGAGCGTAGGTATGGGGTGTCCACACTGCGTAGAGTTTTAGGTCTGTGTCCCCAATAACAATCTGCTGGTTTTCATAGAACTCAACATCTCCGCTACTGCTTAGTGCCCATCCATTAAAAGAATGCCCCAGGTGCTCGAAATTGTTTTCCAGTATGATAGTGTCACCAAACTGAACATTGACAGTCACAAGGCTGTCTGTATCATTATTTGCGCTAAATGTAACAGAATAACTATTAATCTCCCACACCGCAAACAGCTCTATACTCTCTTCGGTCATAGTAAATTCTTCACCATCAACATATTCAGGTTCATTGGCAGCTGTTTCACGTGACCATCCTTTGAAACTATATCCTTCTCTTTCAAAAGTATTTGGGTTCAAAGCTGCAGTTTCGCCATAAACGATCGTTTGATTGCTGGTGCGGTTACTTCCATCATTGGAATAGAATACAGCTGTGTTTTCTTTGGGTACCCATCCTCCATAAAGCGATGTGTCGGATATCACAATATCGTCATCAGCCCATTTATTCAGACCACTACTGTCTCTATACCAACCATCAAAAATATGCCCATCAAGTTCGGGAATTTCCGGGAAGTCGATTTCAGTGCCATGAGGTACACTGTGAGTGAAGCTATCTTCACCATTGTTAGGGTTGAAGGTGACATTGTAGTCAATGGGGCTCCACTGAGCAGTGAGCACAACATCCTTTTCACTCACAATAAGTGTATCGCCACCTCCATACACCTTAAGCTATTTACCGACCTCTCTGCCCCAACCCATGAAGGTAAATCCGGTCCTTTTAAGGGAGCCGATGTTACCTCTCACTACAGTACTTTGCCCGGTGGAGTAGTAAACTGTATCTGTGGGAACATTACCATCATTGTGATCACTACTCGTATATAGTATGCTGTAGGTACTATCACTATCCGGCTTTTCTACATGGATTGTTATTAATGAGAATTTTACGTTACTATTATTCTTAAGATACCCTCTAAGGACAATTTCATATTCTCCGGGTTCAGGCAAAGCTATTTTGAAAGATAGCGTGTCTTTGTGTAAGGTATCTGTGTTATCAAAAACTAACTCATAAGAGTTATTCTTCACTGAAATACTCTCAAAAAGATGAGGCATAGTAATCTCTATTATGCATTCTATGGTATCACCGATAGTGTACGCTACTTCTTTCGTGTCGGGATGGAAGAGGAGTTGAATGTCAGCACGCCGATAATCCTCAAAGGGATGAGTTGGTGTTTCACAGCTAAAAAAAGTCAACAAGCTTAAAGAGAAAAACAGTACCAGTATAAAAGATTCATAAGTCCCACTTTGATACAAAACGAGTTGGTTCACGAATTTAAGACTTAAACACTATGTATGTAATTGATACAAAGGGACTTGTCATTAAAATTGGCTAAAAGAGGAGAAGTGTTCTTTTTGATTACAATGAGAAAGGTATTAATATATAGTGGGTAATTATTTAAGTAGGGGAGAGAGACGATTCTATTTTAATGCATATCAAGAATACGTCTCTCTTTTAGTTAGCTAATGGTCTTCATTAGAATGAAGATCAATACAAATCAACGAGTTCAGGAGGACAATCTACTTCTCTATAGGTAAATGTTGGGTTATTTGCAGCGTGCATCCAGTCTACAAACCAGATACAACCTTCCCAGAGGCTGTGCAGTGAATCATCATTTCCGAACAGATTGTCACACATGTTTCTCACACATCCCTTCATATCTTCAGCTGAATAATTCCAGCCCAACTGGTCTTCACATGTAGTGGCAAACCCACCAAAAGTAGCACCAACCATAGATTCATTATTTACGTCTACATTCCACTGTTTTCTGCATCCTTCTGTATGTAAGCCCAATCCGCCCCCAGGTATCATTATGTCGACTTGGTGTTCCTGTTCCCTAACATCACCACCGACATTGGATGCCATTACGATCATGGTTTTTCCTGCTAACGCCTGGTGAGTTGCCCGTGGGTTACCATGTTGGAAACCACCATCAAAATCAATCTGGAAGCATCTTCCGCATACATTCCCGGAAACAGGAAGCGCAGCAAAACCGTATGCCAAATCTTCACAAACAGCGAACGGAGAGTGGTCGTAACAGGTATAAGCAACTCCACTATGTTCACACCCTGAGCTTTGGTTGCCAGGTATTTCATTATCGTTTATATCACAGTTACGTGAAACATTGCCCTGGGCGTTGTCATGCCACGAACAGTGGGGCATACAGCAGTCCCAGTAACGTGATGCCCAACCCTGATTTCCAGAAACAGGTGAAGGCATCATACCATCACAGCTTTTGTTAATATTGTTCAGTCGTGATCCTGGCTCATAATCAATAGGGCCACCATTGTCATTATCATCCCGTTCCGGTTCAAGAATGACCTCAAAATACTGATCGTACGAGTGTATAGCCATTC
The sequence above is a segment of the Chitinispirillales bacterium ANBcel5 genome. Coding sequences within it:
- a CDS encoding PAAR domain-containing protein; the protein is MMAARITDMTAHGGTITGPGAPNVLIGKMVAARMGDMHMCPMVTPGMPPIPHVGGPIVGGCPTVLIGSGGGGGGGGGGTSASQASAAKALKEGKIKPVEGTETLLLCSSYNASLFPLHPITSKLNKQNSKTFFIGVPFYV
- a CDS encoding leucine-rich repeat domain-containing protein, which produces MKLDLSNLDITTIPPEIGLLTGLVELDLSGNKIEELPEEIEKLENLEKLNLTGNLITSLPKPISKMKRLKVLDVGENRLTALPDDIGDLVSLKQLWIAGNNLSDLPKSMKHLENIRYLNLVGNEFVTIPNVLSEMPNLGKNYLVDDFVQD
- a CDS encoding InlB B-repeat-containing protein, whose translation is MSEKDVVLTAQWSPIDYNVTFNPNNGEDSFTHSVPHGTEIDFPEIPELDGHIFDGWYRDSSGLNKWADDDIVISDTSLYGGWVPKENTAVFYSNDGSNRTSNQTIVYGETAALNPNTFEREGYSFKGWSRETAANEPEYVDGEEFTMTEESIELFAVWEINSYSVTFSANNDTDSLVTVNVQFGDTIILENNFEHLGHSFNGWALSSSGDVEFYENQQIVIGDTDLKLYAVWTPHTYALTLYKNDGGDSTRVINTQTGDRVELENYFQRPGYAFEGWSSDSDGDVEYEENQHITIDTTDLHFYAVWNAKSFTLTFHKLYGSDTTSEHTIRTDEPVELQNPFEREGYEFEGWSLSEESEEPEYSEEQVRMWPHDVDLYAVWSLKSYTVTFDRNSDDATGEMSSQTIPYGTTQNLHPVRFSKPDWIFIGWSKSTDGREELIEDEGLYEMEANNDTLYAIWRAKPVMVSCGLSHTMLLFSDGTLWATGSNYSGQFGDSTNTDVDVFIKVKDNVSHVSAGWDHTMAITKDGVLWATGGNSWGQLGTGTTNSENAFIKIEDNVQYVTTHLFSTLVVKKDGQLYATGHNYNGELGLGEEMNVVTLTKVPDMDNVSQVSIFENNSMILKENGNLWATGRNGAGQLGTGDFSSINAPVFIDENVQYIQNGGLHTFSICNDGILRGTGWNTDGQLADGSDEPRNEFLEIDNIKNIKRMALGFQYSMILLEDGTLLASGDNKTGQLGTGDTDSRNTPVIVARDVAYVDVSAGREGRGSAPYYHTFIIKNEGTLWATGYNYSGQLGNGTTEDSDEFIQIPLDFYEP